In Pseudobdellovibrio exovorus JSS, the genomic stretch TCAGATACTCCGGGTACGGATGCAGATAAGGCGCAAGCGGTATCGGATGTATTGGAAAAATATTATGGTGAGTCTTTAGGTGGAAAACTACAGGCTTTAGAAATGTTTTGGATCCGTCGTAACTGGGGTGTCGCTATTTTACCTGCGGACTTAACCGTTGATATGTACATCAATAGACAAGTTGGACCGGCATTAGATTTAAACGTTAAAGGGGATAGCATCTTAGCGTTTGGTTATGGTCACAATTTAACAAGCACATTGGATGTGGGTATTACGGCAAAATACATTCATCGCGTTTCTGTAGAAGAAATTCTGCCTGCATTTGAATTAGCTACAGACCCTAACATGCTCAGCTCAAAGCGTTTCCGCGAAGGAAATAAAATTGATTTTGACTTAGGCTTCATGTGGACACCAGATTGGTTCACCAAACGTGTGGCTCGCCAAAAAGTAGAATCGCCAGCCACAACAACATCTACGTCAGTAGCTCCACCAGCAGAAGCCACTGCAGTTGACACGGCACCTGTGGCAGAAACAGCTCCAGAGACTCCAACTGAAGACACGGCACCAGCAGAGACGACGCCAACAGAGGCAACAGCCGATGAAACGCGTACGCCACAGTCTGAACAACCTGAACAATCTGAAACTGTAGTGGCGCAGCAAGGACCAGAAAATACAGTTCCAGAGCCAGTTGGTGCTATTACTAATTCTGCCCCAGGGACAACTCCGGTTCCTGTGCCTCAAGATATTCAACCGAATTTATCAGAGCCAGCACAAGCAGAAGAACCAGTTTCTGCTCCGGCGGAACAAAAACCCGCTGTGGCCCAAGATGGATATGACGTGGTGCCATCTTATCCGCTGTCATTTGGTGTCGTCGTTCATAACGTTATCGGCGGAGACTTTTCACAGTCGAAAATGATAAACAAAGATGCTGTAGACAAGCCAAGTAAATTGGAAAGAACAGTGGACGTTGGTGCTCAGTACAAAATCGTAGACTGGGATGATTTTGCGATTCGTTACATGATCGATTTCCGTAATTTAGGTTACCCTGGTGCCACAACATTTAATCGCGTGTTTCACACAGGTATCGAATTCGATTACTCGCCAAACACATGGTTTAAAACACAGTTGCGCGCGGGCCTAAATCAGATGTATTTCACAGCCGGAGCAAGTTTCCTTTTCGGCGTTCTTAATTTAGATATCGTGACTTATGGTGAAGAGGCTGGAACATTAGATCAAAAACGCGAAAGCCGCGTAACCGCCGCTAAAGTGGGATTTAATTTCTAACTCAGTCCAGTCCAGATCGCGGCTACATCCCTATCGGCTAGGATGAGGATGTGTTTCGTTCCCGAAGTTGGGTGTCGGTTCGATGCAGCATTACAGCTAACATGCCATACCAACACAGAACTTCGGGCATAAGACACAAAGTCTATGAATCGTGCGCGAAAGTAAGGCTTTCGCTAAAAGACCCATCGAGCAATAACAATTAAGTGCAGATATAATCAGGATCTTTTAGTTTCTCTTTTAAACAATCCCCAATACCTTGCGGAGTCGCATTTGGATTTTCAACAGCTGACTTCAGTTCGGCACAGTACTTCTTAGTGGCATCGGAAGCTTTTTCGATATCTTGGCAAGCGGTATTGTAAGTTGTCGTAACCACAGTTCCTAACTGCACGCTGTCCATATTTCCAATTTGAGCTTTGATTTCATCTTCTGATGGAGTCGCACCACCAGGGCCACCATTCTTATAAACCAGCATCGAAACTTCAGTTCCGATTTTAAAAAGGGAACTAATCTGAGTGTAAAACTTCACACCGGAAAGACTGCAAACATTGAACGCTTCTGTAGCTGTGGCGTTGTTAGTCGCTCGACCCGTTGGATCCGTGGGATCTGCACTTTTGAAATTCAAAGCATTTAAGGCGTTAATCGTTGAAGAGCAACCACCAGTACAACTACCTGAGTTATTATTGATACTTTCAATGGCATTTACAAAGGAAGCCGCATCGCCATAGCCCTCTGAAATAAAGATCGCGGCACATTTTAAACTGTTGGCCTGAGGGCTGTTATCGCCACTGATCTTAGAAACACAACCACGCGCTTCTGCTGCAGAGGCACGGTTTAGGCAACTTTGCGCTTCTTGTAAATCATTTAAATTACTTTTTTGGCAAGATGCCAAAACTAATAAGCTGGATAGAAGGTAAACGTGTGGTTTTAAGAAGCTCATTTCGATTGTCCTTGATGTAAAGTTAACTCGCTTTAATTTTTCGGATATTCTCAGGGGCAACTTGAGTCGAGACTTGCCTTGTTTTGAGAAAATGGTTCAATGAAGTCTATGCTAAAGCTCACTCAAACACAGGCGCGTAATATATGGATTCAAGCTCAGAAGCTAGATCAATTGCAGCCGTTTGGTAAAGGGGTTAAGGCAGTAGAAAAGGCCGTCGAGCAATTGGGATATGTTCAAATTGATACAATTCATGTGATTGAGCGTTCTCATCATCATATTCTTTTCAGTCGAATTCCGAACTATAAGAAAAGTGATTTGCAACGAGCACAGTCAGAAGAGAAAACTGTTTTTGAGTATTGGACACATGCCTTATCTTATGTGCCCACATCCCACTATCGTTATTTTCGGCCACGAATGTCGCGCTATAAAAAGAATGCCGGTTCGTGGTTTGGTTCAGTCACTTCGTCCGAGATGCAAAAAGTTTTGCGTTTGATCAAATCGGAAGGTGCGCTATCAATTCGTGATATTCAAGACGATGTTTTAGTCGAAAAATCACATCTGTGGGCAAGCAAGAAACCTTCGAAAAAAGCGCTGCAATTGGGATTTCACCGCGGAGACTTCACCATCAGTAAACGTCAAGGCATGCTCAAAAGTTACGAACTAACAGATCGTCACTTTGATTGGGAAGAGCGACCTAAAGCCGCAAGCCCAAAAGAGTACATCCAGTTTATTGTTCAACGAGCGTTGAAGGCACAGGGTTTTGTCAGTGTCGATTCTATTTGCTATTTAGAGTCTCATATTAAAAAAGAAGTTCTGTCTCATCTAAAGGATTTAGAAAATAAAAAGATCTTGCAGCCAGTTAAAATTTCAAATTGTGAAAAAGTGGCTTTTTGGATGTTACTCGAGGTGTATGACGACACATGGAACGATGTCAGTGAGCAGCTTCATATTCTTTCACCCTTTGATCCACTGATTATTCAACGCAAACGTCTGAACATGATTTTTGATTATGAACATATCTTTGAAGCTTATGTGCCGCCAGCGAAGCGTCGTTACGGCTATTTTACTTTGCCGGTATTGCACGGAAATAACATTATCGCGATGTTAGATTTAAAAACGGACCGCGAGCAGCAGAAGTTGCGGGTGCAAAGTTGGCATTGGCGTCCCCGCCATAAGTCTAGTTCCAATCGTCAATATATTGAAGAATCTCTGCATCGTTTTGAAAAATTCCAGTTAGAAAAATAAATCGATCAGAATCGTGCAACTGTCTGCGATATTTTTTGGCTTTTTGTTTGACTGGTTTTTCAGCTGCTTTCTAGAATTATATCTTATCGAGGGGAAAACATGAAAAACACGATCGTGATGTTGGCGATTCTAGCTTTAGCTCCACAGTTATTAGCCTATACTCCAATCAGCGATGAACGCCGCGCTGAACTTCTAGTGCAATTCCAATACACTCCACAAGTACAAGTGCATAAGTTCCCTCAGCAGGTGGGTTGTAAAGCTCAAGATGTACATTACGATACGACTTATCCTCAGCGCGAAACACCTTATCGTGTGCAAGCTCAGGCCTATGTTCCCAACAAAGCGAATGTGCCAGTTGTCTTTATGCTGCCGCCATTGGGGGGAAGTAATCAGCTGGATCGTGCGATGGCTATGGCCTTTTGCCGTAATAACATTGCTGCATTTGTTATTCTGAATGATTTTACGGGATTAGATAGCAATACTCTGATGCCGGTTACAGATCATGATCATACACCTCGCCGTGTGGTGTCTGCGGTTAAGGGCGGAATTTTAGTAGCCCAAGCTTTCCCGAATATTAATACACGCAAAGTAGGATTGTTTGGTGCGAGCCTTGGGGGAATCTTAGGGTCCATCGCTTACGGAGTTATGCCTGAGGTGTCAGCGGCAACATTCATTGTGAATGGTGGCGATGTTCCCAACACATTGGCCTATAGCGATCAACAGCCGATTATTCGCATTAAACGTGGACGTATGGCTGCCGAAAATTTAAAAAATGAGGCGGAGTATGAACATTACCTCAATCAACATATCACTCTAGATCCGTTGCACTTTGCTCCGCTGATTGTGCCTGAAAGTATTAAGCTTTACTTATCCCGCAATGACAAAGCTGTGCCATCAGCAAATCAAATGGCTTTCTATCGTGCGGTGGGCTCACCGAAAGAAACCGGATTTTACGCTGTAGATCATGGTTTAACGATCTTCGCTGTTTTGGGTATTGGTGATCAGAAGCAGGCGATTGCAAATTGGTTTCATGGACGATTCGCACAACCGAATCCACGAGACCTCTACACGGATAGTGTCTACAGTTTAGACAACCCGTAAAAAATTACAGTCCCCTTATCAGGTGAAGGCCGAGGTGATAAACTCGGCCCCATGCGTTTTGGGATTCTTTCTTTTATTCTACTTTTAAGTTTAAGCACTCAAGCGGCTATATATAATTATGACTATTGGTGGCCACTAGAACTCACTCGCTATTTTCAGCAGGTCAATCGTAAAACGCAGATGTCTCCACCGGCTTCTACAGGTGTAGCTGAAAAATGCGGTGGCATTTACACTCAAGCCATAGCTAAGGGCGAAATGGATGTTCGTTACGCTCTAGGATATTTCGATGATACACAGGGGAAAGAAGTTCATTTTGATGGACGCAACTATGGTCTGTCGCCAAGTTTAGACATCGCGGTTTTCCATGTGATTCGTGGTTTTATGAAACGCCCATGCGTGAATCAAGGCCAGCAGATTTGTGAGTTCGCCGAGTCCGGAAATCCAGAGCAAGGATTAGTGGTGCTATCTAAGACGATTTTTTTAGATCAGCGCCCAGTCAATGTGAAAATGACACTGACTCATGCTTCGGCCTCTGAAAGTTTCACGGCGAATAAAGGAACGTTGGTAACACGTCAGTCTCAATTAACTCGTCAATCCGAGCAAAATTTCTTCGGAGCTTTAGGGCGGGCGGATATCGTATTTTATAATGGTCACTCGCGCAATGGAGGTGGACCTGATTTCAACCCACCGATCTTAAATCGCCAAAATAAAACCAATTACACAGGCCACTATGAAGTCAGACGTGATGGCATCAAACGCTTTTTAGATCTGATGGGGCAGTCTCGTAATCCTGATCAAGTTGTGGGTTTCTTTTCGTGTTATTCCCGTCGTCACTTTCACCGCGATATCATGCGTGTGAATCCGAATCAGAAGGTGATCCTTTCTGCGGATGAAATCGATTACTTGGATTCGTTATTGGCTTCGATGGGATATCTAGAGGGCTTTATGCAAGGTCGCTGCGGACAAGATCTCGCTGACTTTGCAAAACAAGGCGCTAAAATTCAAAATGGATTTCAAGGTTATAATTTACGCTAGTACGAGTAGATGATTAGGCCGCGACATCTTCTTCGCTATTGCTCGAGAAGATGCGATTAACGTCAATCAAAGAGGGAAAAACTAAAGCTTGCACACGAGGAATTTTCTGAGAAGCCTTGCGGACACCATTATTGTGCTCAGAAATTTTTGAGTTAATTTTTTCACTTAGATCGTACATGTCTTTAATCAGGCGTGCGATATCCAGCTCTGTTTTAAAATCCGAGCACATGAAATCGTTCTGAACATCGGGCATGTCTTCAGGCTCAGTGCCATTATCCATTTGTAAGTATTGAATAACCCTACGGCTCAAGTCGAAATAACTTTGGAAGTCAGCCCCTCTTTCAAAAGGATTATTGCACATGTCGTGTAAGGCCACATCGACAAGGTCACCTTGCGGAGGCGGCACGCGAAATGTCGCGCGTAAGATATTGGCTTTTTTCTTCACTTTAGACTTTAAAGATAGACGATACTGCGAAAGAAGCGCTTGCAAGTTTAAGATCTCTTGCTTGGCATTATTATGTTTATGCGCCCGTAGTGTTGAAACTACGAAAAAGACTGCTCCACCGATAAAGCTGAGCTTTAATATAGCGCTAAAGACATCAATCATGGCATCCATATATAAGTCCTATCGGATACTCAATAGCAGTTCTTGAATGAATTTGGCCGCTCAAAATGAAACGAATTTTGGTCACTGTTTAAAAGTTTAACAGCAAAAAATCCATGTACGAAAATAAGACGACATTTGAGGTCGGCGTATTTGCTGCAAATGCATTTTAATGCAGAGGAGCTTATATGAAGCATAAGTTAGTCACACAAGCTGTTTTAATGTTGAGTTTAGGTTTTTTGACGGCCTGTCCGCCAAACAACAGAAACGACAATAACAACTCGGCCGTTCAGCAAGGGCGAATCATGTCTCAAGATGCGAATTCGTTTTGTGACCTTAATAATGGAACGCTGACCTGTTACGGAGTCAATCAGATGACAGGTAATCGCTGCTCGACTTTATCTAAGAGTTATAATCCCAATGATCGCATCAATCTATGCAGTCAGATTTATCAGTTGCGCTCTGAAAATTCATCTATGTCATTTGGTAATACAGGTTGTGTTGTCGATGGTGCTATCAATTCGACAATTGCACAATATTGTGAAGGTGTTACAGATCAATGGGGTCAAAACTTACCCGGTTCCAATAATCCCATGGACCCTAACAATCCACAAAATCCAACAAACCCGATGAATCCAAACCAACCGGGGATGGATATGGGATATGTTTCCCTTCAATGTGACTTTGAAGCGCAAAGAACTTCCAGCCGCCGTTGGTTCAATAGTAATGTGAGTATTCCAAAAACAACGGCTTTGATCACGATGAGTTCTACTTCACAACAACGTGTAGATTTAAGAAGAAAGTTCTTAGGTTTAGATGTGGGTAAGTTTGGTAATTTATCAATGACATATAAACCGGCTCGCGGTCAGTCGACAGATGCACAAATTGAATTGCGCAGCGAAGGCATGAAAGTCAGTGATGAAAGTGTACGTATCGTTAAGACGGGATCTGCAAGTCGTGGAGTGCAATTGGAAGCTTTAGCTGAAGGTTTATACATGAAGATTTCATGCCGTAACAGCAACCAAGCGCAGCCTCGTCAAGGTGGTTCGGCTCCTATCAATGGTCGCAATCTTGTATGCGTCGGAGAATCAAAAATTATTGGAACTCCTCGTGAAGAAATCGAATTCATCACACCATTGAATTCAATTGCCAATGGTCAAGAGTTCCAAATTTCACAGGCAGTATCAGCTAAGTTAAATGGCAGTGATATCACTTACACAGCTGTTTTGGATCGCGATTTCGGTCCAACGCTTGTAACAACATCGTCTTTAAGATCAGCTGCAGTCTTGAAAGCCAATGACCGAGTGGCTCGTATCGACGTGACTTGTACTGTGCAATAGTCAGCGCAGCAACACCCTAGAATAAAATTTAACTGAACAAAGAAAAAGGCAGCTTAAAGCTGCCTTTTTCTTTTGATCGACTTTAGTCTGGCTGAAGCCTCTTTCGGAGGAGGAACAAAGGTAGAGGTAACCTAAATATGATGGTGTTTTGAAATGAGCTTATCTAAGATAGATCAAATTTCGATATGGCCGAGAGGCCTATCGATTCCAGAAGGAGTAGAAAATGAAAAAGGCATTCGCCATTACAATGTTGATATCTTTAGTGACAATGAATCCAGTGGCTCACGCTGAAGAAGCTGCTGTAGAAGATGTAACGGCCGCAGAAGACGTCACAGCGGACGAGGTGGCGATCAGTGAAGAGCCACAGGAGAACTGGGTTGAGTGCGGTCCTTCCTATTTGAATTATGTGCGTGGTTTAGCTAAGCCCAAACAAAAGGCAGAACTAGAAAATTGGTGGATGATCTCAGATTCCGATTACCAGTCTATTCGTAATGATGAGTTTCAATATGCAGAAGAAAAAACTAAAAAAGAAAAAGAATTTGCAGCGGCATTGGCCCAACCAGCAGGGCGTCAGTCGATTTTGGCTAAAGTAAAATTTGGTACTTACGATATGAAGAAAAAGGGATTCCCTCTGGATATCCGTCTTGAAAATGGAACGCTTGAGGACCATTTCTCTGGCGGGATGGGTTTCGGTGGAGGTCTAGGTGGTCCTCCAAGTGCCTATGTCACAGGTTGCGCTATGAGAGTGGACTACAAGAAAAAAGATAGTATTCCAAATACAATCAAAATTAAGCCGACGAATTCAGCTAAATTAAAATTCCTAGCCGTTCCAGAGGAGTTTGCCCGTCAAATCACTACTGATTTGGGAAGTTCACGAGTGAAAACAGTTTTACTTAGATTTGATCCGAAGCAAACTCAGCTTGTGAAAAAAAGTCTAGGTACAATTAAGTTGAGCGAACTTGTTGTCAGTGCAGAGATTAAAGAAATCGAAGTTCAACAAAATGACGAAAAGAAGGTCTTCACTTTTTAAGCTGGGCAGGTCGAGGCGCCGACTCTGAGGTTGTCCAGAAGTCGGCTTGCGTTAAATATCTGCATTGACTCTGCTTTTCATAGTTTTTAGACTTTTTATACATCATGAGTTTTTTTGACAAATTTGCAGACTATTTTTCTAATGACATCGCTATCGACCTCGGTACCGCTAACACATTGGTTTATGTAAAAGGGCGTGGAATTATTTTGGACGAACCATCAGTGGTTGCTGTTCAAAAAAATTATCGCGGCATGCAGAATCGCGTTTTAGCTGTCGGAAAAGAAGCGAAAGAAATGTTGGGTCGTACACCGGGAAGTATCGTGGCGATCCGTCCAATCAAAGATGGAGTTATTGCGGACTTCGAAGTGACCTCTTCGATGCTGAAATACTTCATTCAAAAAGCTATGGGCGAAAAGAAAGCCCTAGTTAGACCACGCATTATCATCTGCGTTCCTTTTGGGATCACACAGGTTGAAAAACGCGCGGTAAAAGAAGCGGCCCAATCTGCGGGCGCACGTGAAGTTTATTTGATCGAAGAGCCAATGGCAGCAGCTATCGGCGCGGGCCTTCCTATCACAGAGCCATCTGGAAATATGGTGGTTGATATGGGCGGTGGTACCACAGGTGTGGCTGTTATCTCTCTTGGTGGTATTGTTTACTGTAAATCAATCAAAGTTGCTGGTGATAAATTTGACGAAGCGATTGTGAACTATGTTCGCCGTCAGTTCAATTTATTGATCGGTGAAAGAACTGCGGAATCTATCAAATTACAAATTGGAAATGCGTATCCATTTGATCAAGAGCGTACAATGGAAGTTAAAGGTCGCGATTTAGTGGCTGGAGCTCCAAAGACCATCGAGATCACAAGCACACAAATTAACGACGCCTTGATGGACCCATTGGCTGAGGTTGTGGATGCTGTTAGAACGGCTCTAGAAAAGACGCCTCCTGAATTGGCATCGGATATCGTAGACAACGGAATCGTGTTGACTGGCGGTGGAGCCTTGTTAGCAAATTTAGACGTTCTTTTACGCGAAAGAACAGGATTACCTGTCTCGATTGCAGAAGACCCTCTAACATGTGTCGTAATGGGATCTGGCAAGGTTTTGGATCAATTAGATCTTCTCAGCCAGTTAACAATAGACTAGTATTTGAATATGTTTACTTCGACGGATAGTCGACTCTGGTTGGCAGTTCATTTATTGTACCCTCATGCGTCTCAGGCATTTGATATTTATCAGGGTATCGTTCAGCAATCAGAGAGTCTGATCAACCAAAACAAAAAAGAGGCTATTTTTGCCAAACTGGTTCAGGTGATGGAGCGCATCCCACCTGTCAGTTCAAATTTGGCTTTTCAAGAGTTTGAGTTTGATCAGATCGATCAATGGAAAGTTATTTATAAAAACTCTCAAAAAAAACAACTGGTGATTTTTGTTGGTGTGTTGATCTTCGAAATGAAGATGCTCGAGATCGCTCCGCTGTTGAAGTTATCTCCGGATAAAGCTCAGTTTTTATTCCATCAGGTTTTTAAGAAATTAGCGCAAAACAGTTCTAAGCTG encodes the following:
- a CDS encoding winged helix-turn-helix domain-containing protein; the encoded protein is MKSMLKLTQTQARNIWIQAQKLDQLQPFGKGVKAVEKAVEQLGYVQIDTIHVIERSHHHILFSRIPNYKKSDLQRAQSEEKTVFEYWTHALSYVPTSHYRYFRPRMSRYKKNAGSWFGSVTSSEMQKVLRLIKSEGALSIRDIQDDVLVEKSHLWASKKPSKKALQLGFHRGDFTISKRQGMLKSYELTDRHFDWEERPKAASPKEYIQFIVQRALKAQGFVSVDSICYLESHIKKEVLSHLKDLENKKILQPVKISNCEKVAFWMLLEVYDDTWNDVSEQLHILSPFDPLIIQRKRLNMIFDYEHIFEAYVPPAKRRYGYFTLPVLHGNNIIAMLDLKTDREQQKLRVQSWHWRPRHKSSSNRQYIEESLHRFEKFQLEK
- a CDS encoding rod shape-determining protein, which translates into the protein MSFFDKFADYFSNDIAIDLGTANTLVYVKGRGIILDEPSVVAVQKNYRGMQNRVLAVGKEAKEMLGRTPGSIVAIRPIKDGVIADFEVTSSMLKYFIQKAMGEKKALVRPRIIICVPFGITQVEKRAVKEAAQSAGAREVYLIEEPMAAAIGAGLPITEPSGNMVVDMGGGTTGVAVISLGGIVYCKSIKVAGDKFDEAIVNYVRRQFNLLIGERTAESIKLQIGNAYPFDQERTMEVKGRDLVAGAPKTIEITSTQINDALMDPLAEVVDAVRTALEKTPPELASDIVDNGIVLTGGGALLANLDVLLRERTGLPVSIAEDPLTCVVMGSGKVLDQLDLLSQLTID